Within Myxococcales bacterium, the genomic segment CCATTCGTGGCATTGCTGGGCGGCGTTTTGACACCGCGCCCCGGCCGATCGCCTGCCACTTCGCGAGTGCATCTGGGTTTAGCATTGAAAATCACTACACTGATGGCGATCGCAGGCGCTGTATCCGCGAGCTCATGGGCAACAGATTGGGATCGACGGAACCTAGAACGCGCACTCTACTACCTACGCGGAGAGCGCTCGGGTATTACTTTTACAAAAGTGCTTCAGAAGGCCATGTTGCTTTACCCGTCAGAGCCCAGTTTTGCGCTTCTGGCGAGCCACCAGGCTCTCGATAACCACCGATCCGATACACCCAAGTGGATTAATTACACGATGTTACTGGCGCCGGGATGGGCCGATCCGCACTTGCTGGCCGCCCGGTGGCTTTATTCGGAAGGTCACCCAGACCAAGCGCTACTAGAAGTGCGCGAGGCCGCCGTGCGCTCGTTACCCGCAGCGTACCCACTTGCATGTCAAATCGCCCGAGTTTCTCAGAATCCGCAATGGATATGGCGCGCGGCTCCGCTATCGATGCCGAAACGCCTGATGTTCCTAGACAGCATGGCGTCCTGTCTAAACCCGCAGGCTCAGGACAAAATTGACACGGTGATCCTAAGAAAGTTCCCGCATCACGTGCCGGCATTGGTGCGAAAAGGAGTATACCTGCTGCGTGCCCCACATCCACAACCTACTGCTGCGCTAGCTCTTCTGCAGACGGCCATTCGAGAGGCCCCCAGCGATGTTCCCGCTTACGAAGCGATTGCGACGTGCTGGATTGCCTTAGGCAACCCCTCCAAGGCTATTGCGTTCACCGAAAAAGCAGAACGTATGGCGGAAGACCCCCGCGTCTTGCTTCGCATCCGAGCGGAAGCGCAAGCTCAACTGCACGACTACCCGGCCATGCGCGACACTTTGAACCGCTTGCGAAGTCTTCACCCCGATGACGCCGAATATCTTGCAGATGCATGGTTCTTCGCCGGGGAACTCGAGCGACGAGAAAATAATTTCGGCCATGCGATCAAAGCATACCAGCACTCTTATCGGCTTTCGCCGAAGGACAGTGTTTTGGCGGCAATTGCATACACCGCTGAGCAACAGGGCAACCTGGAAAAGGCGCTGCGGATATACGGGCAATTGGCATCCAAGAATCCGAGGTATCGCCGCGATCAAGACCGGCTCCAATTGCGTTTAGATCGGCAATGATCTAGAACCACGACTCCCTTTAGGCCGCACACAGGGAAATGCTGGTGTCTCCTTCTGAACCAAACTCAAGCGCACAACACGTAGAGGCTCCACTATTCAGGTTGGCTGAGACCTTGTGGGAACGTAAGTGGATTGTGCTGGGCGTGGCAATGGTCGTGTTTTTGGCGGCTGTCATATGGACGTTGCAACAGGCCAAGGTCTACGAAGGGGTGTGCGTCCTTGAGTACGACCCCTCGCCGCCACGGCCACTTGGAAGCGAGATCGAGGAGGTTTCGAACTCTGCCATTAATTTTTGGCAAACACAGGAATGGTACGAGACACAGAATCGCATCATAGAGAGCCGTGCCGTTGCAGAAAAAGTTGTGAAAGAGTTCGGGCTGCATCACGACGCAACTTTCAACCGCGTTCCGGAAGGCAAGCGAAAACGCTGGAGGGGGACTTCCGTCGATAGGGCTGCCGAATTGCTTCAGGATCGGCTAAAGGTCCAGCAGGTTAGAGACACGCGCCTGGTCGAGGTTAGAGTTAAAGATCGGAACCCTAAACGGGCCGCGCTCTTAGCTAACGCGATTGCTGACGCCTACACTGAAAAATCTCTAGAAGATCGGCTAGGCTCCACGGTGAGCGCGTTGGACTGGTTAAGCGAGCAACTCGACGCACAGAAAAAAGAGCTTCAGGCGGCAGAGAACTCTTTGCATGAGTTTAAGCGCAGCCACGACGTGCTGTCGCTCTCGCTCGAGGATCGCCAGAACATCATTGCTCAAGATTTGGAGCGCTACAGCAAATCGCTCACAGAAACGCGCACCAAGCGCATTGAACTCGCTGCAAGGCTCACGCAACTAAAGGCTGCCTATAACGAAGATCCGCTGAAAGTCGACCTCGCCGCCTTCACCGAGCATCCGATCATCTCGGAGTTACGCAACACCTACCGAAAGAAAATGGGCGAACTCCAGGCGTTATCCGTCAAGTACGGTCAATCCCACCCCGAAATACGCGCCCTCGAAGAGGAGATTCAAAGCATTCGCGCGCAAATGGAACGGGAAATCGAAGGCCTCATCAGAAGCGCGTCATCAGAACTCAAGGAAGTACAACAGACGGAGGTTGGACTGCGTAATGCCGCACAAGAAACTCACGAGGCGGGGTTAAAGCTCAACAAACAAGAGATTCAATATAACGCGCTCAAGCGGCAAGAGGAAAACCAGAGCAAGCTTTACAACATACTCCTCGAACGGACGACGCAAACTGACCTGACGCGCATGCTTCACGTCTCCAACGTGCGCGTCATCGATCGTGCCCTACCACCAGACGAGCCCGTAGAACCGCGCTTGCTACTAAATATACTGATCGGACTCCTCGCGGGCTTGTTGCTGGGAGTGGGAATAACCGTGCTGCTTGTCCAGCTCGACCGCACGATTCGCACCACCGAAGATCTCGAGGCCCTGGGCCTCACTGTCTTGGGCATTGTGCCGGAGATTTTGCAGCCATCGCGTCGCTTGCGTCTTATTAGAGGCACACCTAAACTTGAGTCGCCTGATGTGGGCCATAACCGCGATATCATCGTCCATGCTCATCCGATGTCCGTGGCTGCGGAATGCTGCCGGACCATTCGCACCAATCTCACATTTACCGCTGCCAACAAGCCATTCCGCGCTATTGCAGTCACCAGCGCCGGGCCTCTTGAGGGCAAAACGACCGTCGCAATCAATCTTGCCATCACCATGGCACAGACCGGCAAACGCGTGCTTTTGGTAGACACCGACCTTCGGCGGCCCCGCATTCACAAGGCTTTTCAGATGAGCTCAGCTGTAGGCGTCACCTCTGTTCTGGTGGCAGAACGCCCGCTGCAAGAAGCCGTCCAAGCAACTGAAATTCCTAATCTTTTTGTATTACCCTCGGGTCCCATCCCTCCTAATCCGTCAGAGCTTCTCAGCAGCAGTGCCTTCCGAGACTTTGTTGCCGATACGTCAAGCGCGTACGATCGCGTTATTTTCGACAGCCCACCGCTTGGTGCGGTGACCGATGGCGCGGTCATTGCGCCACAGATCGATAGCACCATTATTGTGGTGCGGGCAAACAAAACGACCCGGGACGCTGCGCGTTCCGCAGTACGCCGCTTAAGGGATGTTGAAGCCCACGTTGTGGGTGGTGTACTTAACGCGGTGGATCTTAGCAGCAAGCGCTACGGCTACGGCGGATATTACTACAACTATGAATATCGGGCCTCGGAAGCAATCAACCACAAGACATCAAGCGCAGCGTAGCACACACATGAGTTTCCCCCGATTATGCGTTGTGCTCCTAGGGTTGGCTTGGGTGACTGTCACGGCCTGCGGCTCTTCATCGAGGGTGCCCCCTGCCGAACACGCATCGGTGGGTTCCGAGGATGCGCTGCTGAGCCCCGGGGACATCTTCGAAGTGCGGGTGTATGGCGAAAAGGAACTCTCGGGGGAATACCGCGTGGGCCCGGATGGGAATATCGAGTATCCTTTCATTGGGAGCGTCGCGGTGGGCGGGATGCCGCCCGGTGCCGTCTCGCAGCGGATCGCCACGTTGCTGCGCGAGGGAGATTACCTCAAAACGCCCCAAGTGATGGTGTTCGTGAAGGAATATGCATCGAAGCGCATCAGCGTGACCGGAGCGGTGGGCAAAGATGGCACTTTTCCCATGGAGTCGGGACTGACCGTGGTTCAGGCCATTAGCCTCGCAGGAGGTTTTACGCCGTTGGCAAGCCAAAACAGCGTCGTGGTCACCCGACGCGTCGGCGGGCAACTCAAACGCTACCGCGTGCGCGCCGAAGATATCTCAGAAGGCCGCGCCGAGGACTTCGTTTTGCAAGCCGGCGATATCATCTACGTCCCCGAGCGTCTGTTCTAGGGCGTGTGGACAATTGCTTCCCCCCGCTGATAACGCACCAATGACGCTGCTGGTCCGCTGCCTTCCTTGGTTGTTTGCAGGTGTCTTAGGCGTGATGGGATGCCATGATTCCACATCGAGCCAAGGTCCCTTGGCGTAGCGATCGGTTTTCAGGTCTAGTTTCGTAACGAAGGCCGCAGCAGACTAAAAAACGTCTCTTCGTTCCGGCAGCTAGTTGTAGGATAGTCTGATACTTTTGATGGTCGGTCCATTCGTTGAAGTAACCGTTGACCTCTAGAAATAATTGGTACAGCCGTCCGGCACACGCGGAACTGTCAAACGAGGTCGAAGTCTTTGCAAAACACAATCAAGCCTTCGGGATGCGCATAATAAGCGTCTCGATGCTCGTGCACCGGGTAGCCATGGGCGCAGCGCTCGTTGACAGCGTCAAACAGCGTGCATTCCTCGCAGGTGAACCTGAGCGAAAATTGGCGCCTTTGAGACTCAAAAAGCGGTGTTTTGGCTAGTTTCACGGCTGTTTATTGTCTATTTTGGCAACCCTGGTTGCATGCCGGCCGCCATCGAAACGGCCCTCCAAGAACGCGGCCAAAATAGCCTGCGCAAGCCCCTGTCCGACAATGCGCGCCCCCAAGCACAGCACATTGGCGTTATTGTGCATGCGGGCCATCGTCGCCATGTACGGGTCGGTGCATAATGCCGCTCGCACGCCGTGGTGGCGATTCGCTGCCATGCTCATACCTATCCCGGTGCCGCAGATCAACACGCCAAGACTGTTTTCGGCATCTTGGAGGAGACGTACGCTGAGCGCGTGGGCGTAATCGGGATAATCCACCGGTTGCGCATTGGGAGGACCGAGATCCTCGACTTGATATGCATGTTGACTTCCAATCTCCTGTAGCAGCGCTTCCTTCAAAGGGTAACCTGCGTGATCGGATGCAACCAGTAATTTCATAGAGAACTAGGAGTAACGCTTGAGCACAAGCGATGCATTGGTGCCCCCAAACCCAAACGAGTTCGAGACCGCGACATCGATCGAACGCTCGCGTGCTTCATGGGGTACCAAATCCAATCCCCCGCATTCCGGGTCCACGTCGTCGAGATTGATCGTGGGGGGCACGATGCCGCGCGCGATGCTGAGCGCGCATACCGCAGCCTCGAGCCCACCGGCGGCGCCGAGCAAATGTCCAGTCATGGACTTCGTGCTTGAGACCCAAAGGCCATTCTTTGCGTGTGCGCCAAAGACATGACGAATGGCTTTGACCTCGTTGATGTCCCCGTATTGCGTCGAAGTGCCGTGGGCATTGATGTAGGCCACCTGATCGGGGTTGAGACTGGCATCATTGAGCGCCCCCACCATGGCTCGCTGTGCCCCCTCCCCCTCTGGCGCCGGCTGGGTCATGTGATGCGCATCGGCCGAGGCACCGTAGCCTACGACCTCTGCGAGGATCGTGGCCCCGCGCCGTTTGGCCATCTCAAGCTCTTCCAAAACGAGGATGCCTGCGCCCTCGGCGATGACAAACCCATCCCGGGCTTTATCGAACGGGCGGCTCGCTTTTTCTGGAGCGTCATTTCTCGTGGAAAGCGCCTTCATGGCGGTAAAGCCTGCCACACCGAGCGCGGTAACGCTCGCCTCTGCGCCCCCGGTAACCGCCGCGTCCATGTCGCCGCGTTGGATCCAGCGAAACGCTTCCCCGATGGCGTGCGCACCCGAGGAACACGCACTCGTGGTGGTGTAACTGGGGCCCTTAAACCCAAAGCGCATCGAGACCTGGCCCGGCGCCAGGTTAGAAATCGTCGCGGGTATGAAGTACGGCGAGACTTTCTTTGGACCCTTCGCCAGGAGCGTTTGGGTCTGGGCCTCGATGAGTTCCATCCCGCACATCCCCACGCCGATGATGGTACCAACCCGCTCTTTTTCGGCGTCAGTGGGCTCGAATGCGGCGTTTTTGAGCGCCATACCGCTTGCGGCGACTGCCATATGGATGAATCGGGCCCCCTCCCTTAACCTCCGACGTTCGATCCATTGTTCGGGATCGAAGTCGAGGCATTCGCCGCCAATCTTTGAGGGATGCTCGGAAGCATCGAAGCGCTCAAGCAGGCGGATCCCACTCTGCGCCCCGATCAAGGCCTCCCACGTGCGCTCCATGGTGGGGCCACACGGGGAAACGGCCCCGATGCCTGTAATGACAACCCGTCGTTTCACATTTGCCTGCACTTGCGCCGCACTCAAGCCCCAAGCGTTACTTCTTGGCGTGCTCCTCAATATAACTCACCGCGTCACCCACCGTACGAATCTTTTCCGTGTCCTCATCGGGGATGTCGATCTCAAACTGCTCTTCAAACGCCAATACAAGTTCCACGATTGCTAGTGAATCAGCGCCCAAATCGTCAATGAATGACGCGTCATCCTTGATTTGCGCACCATCCACATCGAGCTGTTGAGAGATGATCTCTTTGACTTTAGTTGCGATATTGCTCATTTAGTTTCCTCCACACACACACCTGTCGTCTACACGTACATTCCACCGTTGACCCTAAGCACCTGACCCGTCACATAACTGGCTTCACTGCTTGCCAAAAATACCACCGAGGCCGCCACTTCGCTGGGCGTTCCTACTCTACCAAGAGGGGTTTGCGCAACTACCGCCGCTTGAACGGTCTCGGACACATTTGTGGTCATATCGGTATCAATGAAGCCGGGGGCGACCGCATTGACGGTGACGCCGCGCGATGCGTACTCCCTCGCGAGCGTTTTAGTCAACCCAATAAGTGCGGCCTTTGATGCGGAGTATACTGCCTGGCCGGGATTACCTGCTTCGGCCACCACGCTTGAAAGGTTGATGATCCGCCCGTACTTGGCGCGCATCATCCCGCGAATTGCGGCTTTGGCACAAAACAATGCCCCAGACACATTGGTGCGCCACGTGGCCTCCATCTCTGCGTTGTTGACCCGCAGCAGTAAATTGTCCTGGGCAATCCCCGCGTTATTGACCAATATGTCCAGGCGCTTGTGCGTATCAAAAAGCGCGCCCATATTTCGTTCGATTGCCTCGGGATCGGCCACGTCAAACTGGATCATCTCGGCGCGACCTTTCGCGTCGCGGATAGACTGAACGGTTTCACGCGCGCTCGCTTCGCTACGATTGTAGTTCACGACCACGTGCGCACCCTGGCGCGCCAACGCCTGGGCAATCGCCTTGCCGATGCCGCGCGAGGCACCTGTCACCAATGCGACCCGATCCGTCAAATCAAACATGAAAAACAGTCTTTATTTCTAGGTGCCATCCACAGCGACGGACACGACTTCCCGGCCTCGATATTGGCCACAGGAAGGACATGCTCGGTGCGGGATGCTGGTCTCGCCACATGCGGGACACACGCTCATCGCCGGCGCCGTGATGCGCTGGTGGTTGGCCCGCCGCATATCGCGTCTTGAGCGGGAAGTTCTACGTTTGGGGACTGCCACGGTTTGACTCCTTCTACGGCTTAGCCTTGTCTCTGAATTTCAGCAAAGGCGCAAGCCTTGGATCGATTTTCCCCGGAGAAACGGGGACCTCTTCGGACGCTATCCGGGACCGGACGGCCGGGGGCAACGGAATTCCTGAGCAATCCTCACGACATAGCGGCTGCATGGGTGCTTCGAGGACAAGCTGGTCCCGAACCATGTCGTCCAGAATAATGCGTTCACCGGTGTAATAGTCGCGCTCGAGATCCTCAGGCGTAAGCTCCACCACCTCCCCAGGCTTCGTGACGCCTGCGGCGCCCCGTGGGCCTAGCAAGGCGCCAAGCCTGCCTTGTACCTCGAAATGGGCATCTTCGAGACATCGGAAGCACTCCCCGATTAGGGCCGCGCGCATCTCGCCCTCCACCAAAATATCCGTGCCGTTGCGTTGCGCGTTCACTTCGAGCGCTCCCGGGCGTCCGCCCGGATCAGGCCGCAGCCCGTGGGCCGACAGGGCATGGGTCAGCCAGGAGGACGGGATCGTCCATGCGTACGCCTTGGGCGCGGTCTCAAGGTCTGGGAGATGCAACACAAATTCTGCCATTTCGTAGGCGCTTTTTACGGTTTTTATCCTACATGTCAAGCGCGCGACGCGCTTCATGCTGCGCCTGGACATGTTCTGTGCTTCCCGTGACCGTACCGCCCCTTGCGCAAGACGGTCCTAAACCGCTAATAGTGCCGCCATTGTGGCACTCGTGCGCGCGGTCAAGGGTATGAACGACATTCTCCCCTCAGAAATGGGGGCGTGGCGGCGTTTTGAGAGCACGTTTAGGCATCTGTGTTCACGTTACGGCTTTGGCGAGCTCCGAACGCCCGTCGTCGAACCAACGGCCTTGTTCGAACGATCTATCGGGGAGGCCACCGACATTGTGCAAAAGGAAATGTACACCTTTGTGGATAAGGGCGAAAAATCCCTGACGCTACGCCCGGAGGGCACCGCCTCGGTGGTGCGTGCTTATTTGGAACACAGCCTTTTTGCTCGCGATCCCGTGACCAAGTGCATCTACCTGGGGCCCATGTATCGAAGAGAGCGGCCGGCCAAAGGACGTTATCGACAGTTCTATCAGGCCGGGGCCGAGGTGCTCGGCGATAGCACCCCCTTTTGCGACGCAGAGCTCATCTCTCTTTTGGTGCGTTTCTTGGAGGCGCTCAGCATCTCGGATATCGAAGTGCTTATTAACTCCGTGGGCAGCCCCGAAACACGAAGCGAGTATCGCCGCGAGCTGTTGCGTTATCTCGAGCCCCATCAACAGGCGCTTTCCTCGGACAGTCAACAGCGCCTGAGCAGCAATCCTTTGCGGATTTTAGACTCCAAGGATCCCAACGATCAAGCCATCGTTCAAGATGCGCCCAAACTCCTTGATTACCTCGCGCCCGCCGATCAGGATCACCTGGAGCGGGTGGTACAGTTGATCGCCAGCACCGGCATCGACGCCACCGTCAATCCCCGGCTTGTCCGGGGTCTCGATTATTACACGGGTACACTGTTCGAGGTGGTGTCACGCTCGGCAGACCTTGGGGCGCAAAACGCGCTGGGCGGCGGGGGCCGGTACGACGGGTTGGTAGAGATGTTGGGAGGTGAGCCAACCGCCGCTGCCGGTTTCGCAATCGGCATTGAACGCGTGCTTTTAGCCATGAACTGCACACCTTCTCAAGGGTCTCGCTTGGACGTGTGTGTCATGAGCGCAGATCGAGGGCTGAGGGATGCTGCCTTTTCGCTGGTTCACACACTAAGGGCCCATGGTTTTCACGTGGGCGTCGATTGGCGGGGTCTATCCATCAAGAGCCAGATGCGGCGGGCCGACAAGGTTGGCGCCAAGTTTGCCGTCATCCTTGGTGAGCGCGAGGCCAAAACACGCAGCGTCCAGCTCAAGGACCTCGGCAAACACACCCAATTTGAGGTGCCCATAGAGGGATTGCCCGCACGTCTTCATGACTTGATGAAGGAAATCGAATGACCAAAAGGTCTATCATTATTTGGAGCATGATGGTGGGTGTTACGTGGAGCGCCGCGCCTAGCGCTTCGGCCCAGTCTCCCGGCGTCTCGGAAGGGCAGCGCCAACAGGATCCGGCGGAACATGCATTACCCAAACCCGGGCGCACCGTGCGCTGGGTTCCGAAAGAGCCTCCCCACGGGGAAAACAGCGCTTTGACTCTTCC encodes:
- a CDS encoding polysaccharide biosynthesis tyrosine autokinase, which encodes MSPSEPNSSAQHVEAPLFRLAETLWERKWIVLGVAMVVFLAAVIWTLQQAKVYEGVCVLEYDPSPPRPLGSEIEEVSNSAINFWQTQEWYETQNRIIESRAVAEKVVKEFGLHHDATFNRVPEGKRKRWRGTSVDRAAELLQDRLKVQQVRDTRLVEVRVKDRNPKRAALLANAIADAYTEKSLEDRLGSTVSALDWLSEQLDAQKKELQAAENSLHEFKRSHDVLSLSLEDRQNIIAQDLERYSKSLTETRTKRIELAARLTQLKAAYNEDPLKVDLAAFTEHPIISELRNTYRKKMGELQALSVKYGQSHPEIRALEEEIQSIRAQMEREIEGLIRSASSELKEVQQTEVGLRNAAQETHEAGLKLNKQEIQYNALKRQEENQSKLYNILLERTTQTDLTRMLHVSNVRVIDRALPPDEPVEPRLLLNILIGLLAGLLLGVGITVLLVQLDRTIRTTEDLEALGLTVLGIVPEILQPSRRLRLIRGTPKLESPDVGHNRDIIVHAHPMSVAAECCRTIRTNLTFTAANKPFRAIAVTSAGPLEGKTTVAINLAITMAQTGKRVLLVDTDLRRPRIHKAFQMSSAVGVTSVLVAERPLQEAVQATEIPNLFVLPSGPIPPNPSELLSSSAFRDFVADTSSAYDRVIFDSPPLGAVTDGAVIAPQIDSTIIVVRANKTTRDAARSAVRRLRDVEAHVVGGVLNAVDLSSKRYGYGGYYYNYEYRASEAINHKTSSAA
- a CDS encoding polysaccharide export protein, with protein sequence MSFPRLCVVLLGLAWVTVTACGSSSRVPPAEHASVGSEDALLSPGDIFEVRVYGEKELSGEYRVGPDGNIEYPFIGSVAVGGMPPGAVSQRIATLLREGDYLKTPQVMVFVKEYASKRISVTGAVGKDGTFPMESGLTVVQAISLAGGFTPLASQNSVVVTRRVGGQLKRYRVRAEDISEGRAEDFVLQAGDIIYVPERLF
- the rpiB gene encoding ribose 5-phosphate isomerase B, whose translation is MKLLVASDHAGYPLKEALLQEIGSQHAYQVEDLGPPNAQPVDYPDYAHALSVRLLQDAENSLGVLICGTGIGMSMAANRHHGVRAALCTDPYMATMARMHNNANVLCLGARIVGQGLAQAILAAFLEGRFDGGRHATRVAKIDNKQP
- the fabF gene encoding beta-ketoacyl-ACP synthase II, whose translation is MKRRVVITGIGAVSPCGPTMERTWEALIGAQSGIRLLERFDASEHPSKIGGECLDFDPEQWIERRRLREGARFIHMAVAASGMALKNAAFEPTDAEKERVGTIIGVGMCGMELIEAQTQTLLAKGPKKVSPYFIPATISNLAPGQVSMRFGFKGPSYTTTSACSSGAHAIGEAFRWIQRGDMDAAVTGGAEASVTALGVAGFTAMKALSTRNDAPEKASRPFDKARDGFVIAEGAGILVLEELEMAKRRGATILAEVVGYGASADAHHMTQPAPEGEGAQRAMVGALNDASLNPDQVAYINAHGTSTQYGDINEVKAIRHVFGAHAKNGLWVSSTKSMTGHLLGAAGGLEAAVCALSIARGIVPPTINLDDVDPECGGLDLVPHEARERSIDVAVSNSFGFGGTNASLVLKRYS
- a CDS encoding acyl carrier protein; this encodes MSNIATKVKEIISQQLDVDGAQIKDDASFIDDLGADSLAIVELVLAFEEQFEIDIPDEDTEKIRTVGDAVSYIEEHAKK
- a CDS encoding beta-ketoacyl-ACP reductase, which translates into the protein MFDLTDRVALVTGASRGIGKAIAQALARQGAHVVVNYNRSEASARETVQSIRDAKGRAEMIQFDVADPEAIERNMGALFDTHKRLDILVNNAGIAQDNLLLRVNNAEMEATWRTNVSGALFCAKAAIRGMMRAKYGRIINLSSVVAEAGNPGQAVYSASKAALIGLTKTLAREYASRGVTVNAVAPGFIDTDMTTNVSETVQAAVVAQTPLGRVGTPSEVAASVVFLASSEASYVTGQVLRVNGGMYV
- the rpmF gene encoding 50S ribosomal protein L32 — encoded protein: MAVPKRRTSRSRRDMRRANHQRITAPAMSVCPACGETSIPHRACPSCGQYRGREVVSVAVDGT
- a CDS encoding DUF177 domain-containing protein; protein product: MKRVARLTCRIKTVKSAYEMAEFVLHLPDLETAPKAYAWTIPSSWLTHALSAHGLRPDPGGRPGALEVNAQRNGTDILVEGEMRAALIGECFRCLEDAHFEVQGRLGALLGPRGAAGVTKPGEVVELTPEDLERDYYTGERIILDDMVRDQLVLEAPMQPLCREDCSGIPLPPAVRSRIASEEVPVSPGKIDPRLAPLLKFRDKAKP
- a CDS encoding histidine--tRNA ligase; translated protein: MALVRAVKGMNDILPSEMGAWRRFESTFRHLCSRYGFGELRTPVVEPTALFERSIGEATDIVQKEMYTFVDKGEKSLTLRPEGTASVVRAYLEHSLFARDPVTKCIYLGPMYRRERPAKGRYRQFYQAGAEVLGDSTPFCDAELISLLVRFLEALSISDIEVLINSVGSPETRSEYRRELLRYLEPHQQALSSDSQQRLSSNPLRILDSKDPNDQAIVQDAPKLLDYLAPADQDHLERVVQLIASTGIDATVNPRLVRGLDYYTGTLFEVVSRSADLGAQNALGGGGRYDGLVEMLGGEPTAAAGFAIGIERVLLAMNCTPSQGSRLDVCVMSADRGLRDAAFSLVHTLRAHGFHVGVDWRGLSIKSQMRRADKVGAKFAVILGEREAKTRSVQLKDLGKHTQFEVPIEGLPARLHDLMKEIE